In Persicimonas caeni, a single window of DNA contains:
- the aroF gene encoding 3-deoxy-7-phosphoheptulonate synthase, translated as MIIVLKPQTTEAVAAELLGRIEMLGLKPLHMPGTERTVLGAIGDERVLAKLNLDSHPAVEKVTPVLSPYKLVSRELHPHDTLVDVGGTVVGGSRFTVIAGPCSVESHAQMLETAKAVKEAGAGILRGGAFKPRTSPYSFQGLGEEGLEILSRVSEEVGLPAFTEVMEARDVELVAEHSAGFQIGSRNMQNSRLLKAVGQTDKPVLLKRGMSATVEELLLAAEYIVSEGNGNVILCERGISTFETATRNTLDLNAVPVLKSKTHLPVVVDPSHGTGVREYVAPMALAAAASGADGIIVEVHCAPEEALSDGQQQLYPEQFAELVGRLRRVAAAVGREV; from the coding sequence ATGATTATCGTGTTGAAGCCGCAGACCACAGAAGCCGTCGCCGCCGAGCTGCTCGGGCGTATCGAGATGTTGGGGCTCAAGCCGTTGCATATGCCGGGGACCGAGCGCACCGTGCTGGGCGCCATCGGCGACGAGCGCGTGCTCGCCAAGCTCAACCTCGACAGCCATCCGGCCGTCGAGAAGGTCACGCCGGTGTTGAGCCCGTACAAGCTCGTCAGCCGCGAATTGCACCCGCACGACACCCTCGTCGACGTGGGCGGGACGGTTGTGGGCGGGAGTCGCTTTACGGTCATCGCCGGGCCGTGCTCGGTGGAGAGCCACGCGCAGATGCTCGAGACGGCGAAGGCGGTCAAAGAGGCTGGCGCGGGCATCCTTCGGGGCGGGGCGTTCAAGCCGAGGACGAGCCCGTATAGCTTCCAGGGCCTGGGCGAGGAGGGGCTCGAGATTTTGAGCCGCGTGAGCGAGGAGGTCGGCCTGCCGGCGTTCACCGAAGTGATGGAGGCGCGCGACGTCGAGCTCGTGGCCGAGCATAGCGCGGGCTTCCAGATCGGCTCGCGCAACATGCAGAACTCGCGGCTGCTCAAGGCGGTCGGCCAGACCGACAAGCCGGTGCTGCTCAAGCGCGGCATGTCGGCGACCGTCGAGGAGCTTTTGTTGGCCGCCGAGTACATCGTCTCGGAGGGCAACGGCAACGTCATCTTGTGCGAGCGTGGGATTTCGACCTTCGAGACGGCCACGCGCAACACCCTCGACCTGAACGCCGTGCCGGTGCTCAAGTCGAAGACCCACCTGCCCGTGGTGGTCGACCCGTCGCACGGAACCGGCGTGCGTGAGTACGTCGCGCCGATGGCGCTCGCCGCGGCGGCGAGCGGCGCCGACGGGATCATCGTCGAGGTGCACTGCGCGCCCGAAGAGGCGCTCTCCGACGGCCAGCAGCAGCTCTATCCGGAACAATTCGCCGAGCTGGTGGGGCGCCTTCGCCGCGTCGCCGCCGCGGTCGGGAGGGAAGTCTGA
- a CDS encoding anthranilate synthase component II, which yields MSGDGLRVLLVDNFDSFSFNLVDEFARRGAAVEVYRNDTNIEEVVGLASERDLVVLSPGPGTPRESGCCLELVRAVSGRVPVFGICLGHQTIVEAFGGRVGRHSESVHGKATVVEHAGEGIFAGLPRPMSVGRYHSLVAQEVPAELRVSARLGEVPMAVEHREHKVAGVQFHPESILTPHGGRLVENVIRWAKES from the coding sequence ATGAGCGGTGATGGGTTGCGTGTGTTGTTGGTCGATAATTTTGATTCGTTTTCTTTCAACCTGGTCGACGAATTTGCGCGGCGGGGGGCGGCGGTGGAGGTGTATCGCAACGATACAAACATCGAGGAGGTGGTGGGGCTCGCCAGTGAGCGCGATCTGGTGGTGCTGTCGCCGGGGCCGGGGACGCCGCGTGAGTCGGGTTGCTGCCTGGAGTTGGTGCGTGCGGTGAGCGGGCGGGTGCCGGTGTTCGGGATCTGTCTGGGGCACCAGACGATCGTGGAGGCGTTCGGTGGGCGCGTGGGGCGGCATAGCGAGAGCGTGCACGGCAAGGCGACGGTGGTGGAGCACGCCGGCGAGGGGATCTTCGCCGGGCTGCCGCGGCCGATGAGCGTGGGGCGGTATCACTCGCTGGTTGCGCAGGAGGTGCCTGCGGAGCTGCGGGTGAGCGCACGGTTGGGTGAGGTGCCGATGGCCGTCGAGCACCGCGAGCACAAGGTGGCCGGGGTGCAGTTTCATCCCGAGTCGATCCTGACGCCGCACGGAGGGCGGTTGGTGGAGAACGTGATTCGGTGGGCGAAGGAGTCGTAG
- the trpD gene encoding anthranilate phosphoribosyltransferase — MKETLEQICSGNDLTQQQAFDTFTRLLAGELSEVEITSLVIALKAKGEAPHEIAGAAQALRQGAAEFPRPDYAFVDTCGTGGDGAGTVNISTAVALVCAGLGMPVAKHGNRSVSSKCGSADVLEQLGVRLDAEPEAARRCLDETGICFLYAPKYHAGVRFAMPVRRALRTRTIFNLLGPLVNPSRPAVQLMGVYDPKLCVPIAETLRLLGCERAMVVHGSGLDEVAVHGTTKAALLRDGHVRELEICPEEAGLERHTLDELAGGEPEENAAHLRRLLSGDGPRAHNAAVAMNAGALAWISGRAETLADGAEQALAVLRSGELIDRFERFAEVSHGA, encoded by the coding sequence ATGAAAGAGACACTCGAACAAATCTGCAGCGGAAACGACCTAACACAGCAACAAGCCTTCGACACGTTCACCCGACTGCTCGCCGGCGAGCTGAGCGAGGTCGAGATCACCTCGCTCGTGATCGCGCTCAAGGCCAAGGGCGAGGCGCCGCACGAGATCGCCGGCGCCGCTCAGGCGCTCCGGCAGGGCGCGGCCGAGTTTCCGCGGCCCGACTACGCGTTCGTCGACACGTGCGGCACGGGTGGTGACGGGGCTGGCACGGTCAATATCTCGACCGCCGTGGCGCTGGTGTGCGCCGGGCTGGGTATGCCGGTGGCCAAGCATGGCAATCGGTCGGTGTCGTCGAAGTGTGGCTCGGCCGACGTGCTCGAGCAACTCGGGGTGCGCCTCGACGCGGAGCCCGAAGCGGCCCGGCGTTGCCTCGACGAGACGGGGATCTGCTTTTTATACGCGCCGAAATATCACGCCGGGGTGCGCTTCGCGATGCCGGTGCGGCGGGCGCTGCGAACGCGCACGATCTTCAACCTGCTCGGGCCCTTGGTGAATCCGAGCCGTCCGGCGGTGCAGTTGATGGGCGTTTACGACCCAAAGCTGTGCGTGCCCATCGCCGAGACGCTGCGCCTGCTCGGTTGCGAGCGCGCCATGGTGGTGCACGGAAGCGGCCTCGACGAGGTGGCGGTCCACGGCACGACGAAGGCGGCGCTGCTTCGCGACGGGCACGTGCGCGAGCTCGAGATCTGCCCAGAGGAGGCCGGGCTCGAGCGCCACACGCTCGACGAGCTGGCCGGCGGCGAGCCCGAGGAGAACGCCGCGCACCTGCGCCGGCTGTTGAGCGGCGACGGCCCCCGCGCCCACAACGCGGCGGTGGCGATGAACGCCGGCGCGCTCGCCTGGATATCGGGCCGCGCCGAGACCTTGGCCGACGGTGCCGAGCAGGCGCTGGCGGTGCTTCGCTCCGGCGAGCTCATCGACCGCTTCGAGCGCTTCGCGGAGGTGTCCCATGGCGCTTGA
- a CDS encoding anthranilate synthase component 1, producing MRGPNLQQGQVLPISRRVPKAPDPLELFARLTDAGERADAALLESADGAEGRHLRSMLVTKCAVRATCRAREVMFEALSANGESALEHVAERLGEFGEVRDEAGALRFVPETATRGGSEAHRLRAPSSLDALRAMAFGWELVSSPGPLSMVCPGVFAYELIDEFEALPEPRGDATEYPDFVFWLPEETVVIDHTTGATRAIRHVYAGSQARASYHDAMNALEGLCAAVEAAPAAAKAERVKGARLDEEPQVEVDIDEATFGGAVEELKGHIAAGDIFQAVPSRTFRAACSDPLASYRRLRAENPSPYMFYVRREEDVLFGASPETSVKVSQCGRGEPKEVEIRPIAGTRPRGFDAQGRIDADLDARMEAELRLDTKELAEHMMLVDLARNDVARVSRPGTREVSRLLGVDRYSHVMHLVSHVRGELADGLDALHAYAGSMNMGTLVGAPKLRAAELIRRFEVDRRGPYGGAVGYLTPDGEMDTAIVIRSALVRDGVAHVRAGAGVVADSQPALEADETRRKARAVLRALGGAGRTAKGAKGAKDAKGKKKEGL from the coding sequence ATGCGAGGACCGAATCTGCAACAGGGGCAGGTGCTGCCCATCTCGCGACGCGTGCCAAAGGCGCCCGATCCGCTCGAGCTCTTCGCGCGGCTGACCGACGCCGGCGAGCGCGCCGACGCTGCGCTGCTCGAATCGGCCGACGGCGCCGAGGGGCGCCACTTGCGGAGCATGCTCGTGACCAAGTGCGCCGTGCGGGCGACGTGTCGAGCGCGTGAGGTCATGTTCGAGGCGTTGTCGGCCAACGGCGAGTCGGCGCTCGAGCACGTCGCCGAGCGGCTCGGCGAGTTTGGCGAGGTGCGCGACGAGGCGGGCGCGCTTCGGTTTGTACCCGAGACGGCCACACGTGGCGGTAGCGAAGCGCATCGGCTGCGCGCGCCGTCGAGCCTCGACGCGCTGCGGGCGATGGCGTTCGGCTGGGAGCTCGTCTCCTCGCCGGGGCCGCTGTCGATGGTCTGCCCGGGCGTGTTCGCCTACGAGCTCATCGACGAGTTCGAGGCGCTCCCCGAGCCCCGTGGTGACGCTACCGAATACCCCGATTTCGTCTTCTGGTTGCCCGAGGAGACCGTCGTCATCGACCACACGACTGGTGCGACGCGGGCGATTCGCCACGTCTACGCCGGCTCCCAGGCTCGCGCGAGCTACCACGACGCGATGAACGCGCTCGAAGGCCTCTGCGCGGCGGTCGAGGCGGCGCCGGCTGCAGCCAAGGCCGAGCGGGTGAAGGGCGCGCGTCTCGACGAGGAGCCGCAGGTCGAGGTCGACATCGACGAGGCGACCTTCGGCGGCGCAGTCGAAGAACTCAAAGGGCATATCGCCGCCGGCGATATCTTCCAGGCCGTGCCCTCGCGCACGTTTCGGGCGGCTTGCTCGGACCCGCTGGCCTCGTACCGGCGGCTGCGCGCCGAGAACCCCAGCCCGTACATGTTCTACGTGCGCCGCGAGGAAGACGTCTTGTTCGGCGCCTCGCCGGAGACGAGCGTCAAGGTGAGTCAATGTGGGCGAGGCGAGCCCAAAGAGGTCGAGATTCGACCGATCGCCGGGACACGTCCGCGCGGCTTCGACGCGCAGGGGCGTATCGACGCCGATTTGGACGCCCGCATGGAGGCCGAGCTTCGCCTCGACACCAAGGAACTCGCCGAGCACATGATGCTCGTCGACCTGGCGCGAAATGACGTCGCGCGGGTGAGCCGGCCCGGCACCCGCGAGGTGAGCCGGCTGCTCGGCGTCGACCGCTACTCCCACGTCATGCACCTCGTCAGCCACGTGCGCGGCGAACTCGCCGACGGATTAGACGCGCTGCACGCCTATGCCGGTTCGATGAATATGGGGACGCTCGTGGGTGCGCCCAAGCTTCGCGCGGCCGAGTTGATTCGACGCTTCGAGGTCGATCGGCGCGGGCCCTACGGCGGGGCGGTGGGGTACCTGACGCCCGACGGCGAGATGGACACGGCGATCGTGATTCGCTCGGCGCTCGTGCGGGATGGCGTGGCTCATGTGCGGGCCGGGGCGGGGGTTGTTGCGGATTCCCAGCCTGCGTTGGAGGCCGATGAGACGCGTCGGAAGGCTCGAGCTGTGTTGAGGGCGCTGGGAGGGGCGGGTCGAACCGCAAAGGGCGCGAAGGGCGCGAAGGACGCAAAAGGAAAAAAGAAGGAGGGGCTATGA